The following are encoded in a window of Fibrobacter sp. UWB2 genomic DNA:
- a CDS encoding CotH kinase family protein has protein sequence MIRSKKWIKEILSLATVLGTAFVVGCADDNGNGSFGGPSSPDCTALNNCGASVPGSSAGTSVPYSSSMEIIQIVTSSNDTIAETTWVQLPPDTTVHWVGQSALRITEITPLNLDFLDENGNDPSWVEIYNSSDQDVDLAGYTLVENLKNLRKWVFGHDILKAKSFRVVFCDKNNISAVAIADNGDRHTRPHTNWKLDKNGGTLYLLDKFNGIRDSVAYPELTGGLSWGIVDGGYWKYFEKPTPEQPNTTSKAYDEIVPAADMSGLKSGFYNEPFTLNPPALPEGVTLRCTTNGSVPTESSPEFNSPKRIEHSVSFRCATFKKGAISNTVTTRTFFVDEDQVKMPIVAISVDSSFFREHYIKTSCNAPKNCKDSAGLYADVEYPIHVEYFENGSSTKDGSTWEKDAGISLMGGYSRLNDKKSVSIRLREEYEDGSINYPLFETRKGVNDKYKSFNLRNNGNRYVSDYIEDAMGGALLEGTSVDYQRSRQVVVFYNGRYYGIHDMRERFNKHYVETNYKIEANTVNFIKHLGQEVEASNGTTDAYMNMLHFVATNDFSGENNANYASAKLLLDVGNLADYMAAEIYMHNGDWPNNNVRAWMAPEHPWKFMVYDLDHGFDWMWGVNDKEFVQETNMFSWIKKGGGNKPCKEEGCFANLYIQLIKNPEFKRMFINRSAVMFNSYTNGKNVEKIVDAMTSKIDAQEMERDLAKFKQNEKWYENACHKGFDKTGSCMKEWAEKRDPKVIQEYEEEFGLSGTATVTIAASGSGTVLMEGAALPGGATSYKGKFFVGNPILLTAVPSAGASFTGWSDGVADNPRLVEPTEGATFTAQFQ, from the coding sequence GTGATTCGCTCAAAAAAATGGATTAAAGAGATTCTTTCTCTGGCTACGGTTTTAGGTACAGCGTTTGTTGTAGGCTGTGCTGATGATAATGGAAATGGCTCGTTCGGCGGGCCGAGTTCTCCGGATTGTACTGCACTTAATAATTGTGGTGCCTCTGTTCCGGGTTCTTCTGCTGGCACCAGCGTTCCGTACTCTTCAAGTATGGAAATCATCCAAATCGTAACTAGCAGTAACGATACCATTGCGGAGACGACCTGGGTTCAATTGCCGCCCGATACCACTGTTCATTGGGTGGGTCAGTCTGCATTGCGTATAACGGAAATTACCCCGCTTAACTTGGATTTCCTGGACGAAAATGGCAACGATCCGTCCTGGGTGGAAATCTACAACTCTAGCGACCAGGATGTAGATTTGGCGGGCTATACGCTTGTCGAAAATTTGAAGAACTTGCGCAAGTGGGTGTTTGGCCACGACATTCTCAAGGCAAAGTCCTTTAGAGTTGTTTTCTGCGACAAGAATAATATTTCTGCGGTTGCTATTGCCGATAACGGCGATCGCCATACGCGCCCGCATACGAACTGGAAGCTTGACAAAAACGGCGGCACGCTTTACTTGCTCGACAAGTTCAACGGAATCCGTGACTCGGTCGCTTATCCGGAATTGACGGGTGGCCTCAGCTGGGGCATTGTCGATGGCGGTTACTGGAAGTATTTTGAAAAGCCGACTCCGGAACAGCCGAATACGACATCTAAGGCTTATGACGAAATTGTCCCGGCTGCCGATATGAGCGGCCTTAAGTCCGGTTTCTATAACGAACCGTTTACCTTGAATCCGCCTGCACTCCCGGAAGGTGTCACGCTCCGCTGCACGACCAACGGTTCTGTGCCGACCGAAAGCTCTCCGGAATTCAACTCCCCGAAGCGCATTGAACATAGTGTGTCTTTCCGTTGCGCAACGTTCAAGAAGGGCGCTATTTCGAACACGGTGACGACCCGTACATTCTTTGTTGATGAAGATCAGGTGAAGATGCCGATTGTCGCTATCAGCGTGGACTCCAGCTTCTTCCGTGAACACTATATCAAGACTAGCTGCAATGCTCCGAAGAACTGCAAGGACAGCGCCGGCCTCTACGCCGATGTGGAATATCCGATCCATGTGGAATACTTCGAAAATGGCTCTTCTACGAAGGATGGCTCTACTTGGGAAAAGGATGCGGGTATCTCCCTCATGGGTGGCTATAGCCGCTTGAACGACAAGAAGTCTGTCTCTATCCGCCTCCGTGAAGAATATGAAGACGGTAGCATCAACTATCCGTTGTTCGAAACCCGCAAGGGCGTGAATGACAAGTACAAGTCCTTCAACCTCCGCAACAACGGTAACCGCTATGTGAGCGACTACATCGAAGATGCTATGGGCGGTGCCCTCCTTGAAGGTACGAGCGTGGATTACCAGAGAAGCCGCCAGGTGGTGGTGTTCTACAATGGCAGATACTACGGCATTCACGATATGCGCGAACGCTTCAACAAGCATTACGTAGAAACGAACTACAAGATCGAAGCGAATACGGTGAACTTCATCAAGCACTTGGGCCAGGAAGTTGAAGCCAGCAACGGTACGACTGATGCCTACATGAACATGCTCCACTTTGTGGCTACAAACGATTTCTCTGGCGAAAACAATGCGAACTACGCTTCGGCAAAGCTCTTGCTCGATGTGGGTAATCTTGCCGATTACATGGCTGCTGAAATTTATATGCACAACGGTGACTGGCCGAACAACAACGTTCGCGCCTGGATGGCTCCGGAACACCCGTGGAAGTTCATGGTTTATGACCTTGACCACGGTTTTGACTGGATGTGGGGTGTAAACGATAAAGAATTTGTACAGGAAACTAATATGTTCTCCTGGATCAAGAAGGGCGGTGGAAATAAGCCGTGCAAGGAAGAAGGTTGCTTTGCTAACCTCTACATTCAGCTTATCAAGAACCCGGAATTCAAGCGTATGTTCATCAACCGCTCTGCTGTGATGTTCAATAGCTATACGAACGGCAAGAATGTTGAAAAGATTGTCGATGCGATGACGTCTAAGATTGATGCTCAGGAAATGGAACGTGACCTTGCCAAGTTCAAGCAGAATGAAAAGTGGTATGAGAACGCTTGCCATAAGGGATTTGACAAGACTGGTTCTTGCATGAAGGAATGGGCCGAAAAGCGTGATCCTAAGGTTATTCAGGAATACGAGGAAGAATTTGGCTTGAGCGGTACGGCTACCGTGACGATTGCTGCTTCTGGCAGTGGTACGGTGCTTATGGAAGGTGCCGCTCTTCCGGGTGGTGCTACGTCTTACAAGGGCAAGTTCTTTGTGGGTAACCCGATCCTCTTGACGGCTGTTCCGAGTGCAGGTGCTTCGTTTACCGGCTGGAGCGATGGCGTTGCTGACAACCCGCGCTTGGTGGAACCGACGGAAGGTGCTACCTTCACGGCTCAGTTCCAGTAA
- a CDS encoding HD-GYP domain-containing protein translates to MSYQGKSTDLGDGEVAALLFEYMPKIAAEHETDSLLVLMADLGRQIVQADRCSLWLIDEEKNELWTKVAHGVSELRIPLSAGFVGYSLKTGEPVLVDDAYRDARFDRRSDIKNGYHTTSVMTMPLESDGRVMGVFQAINKVGENVFFSEKDLERLKLISVYSAKTIESAIRAQKLECYAKQLERKAEELKSAHMELIRILGEVSEFRSQEVGDHIHRVAEISLKLAKYLGLPADQQELIYYAAPLHDLGKVGIADMILNKAGKLTPEEFDIMKRHSIIGRTLLRDSKTDLLCMASDIASAHHERWDGTGYPDKLKGEEIPLAARICAVADVLDALSSPRCYKPAWPEDRVKEEMKKSSGSHFQPELIDILMAHWDEFYSCYKPDGEFVKKNLLPPVK, encoded by the coding sequence ATGAGCTACCAAGGAAAGTCTACCGATCTTGGAGACGGCGAAGTCGCTGCTCTCTTGTTCGAGTACATGCCCAAAATTGCTGCCGAACACGAGACGGACAGCCTCTTGGTGCTTATGGCTGATTTGGGTCGGCAGATTGTGCAGGCCGACCGCTGTTCCCTCTGGCTTATTGACGAAGAAAAGAACGAGCTGTGGACCAAGGTGGCCCATGGTGTAAGCGAACTACGTATTCCGCTTTCGGCTGGCTTTGTCGGGTATTCCCTAAAGACGGGTGAACCGGTTCTCGTCGATGATGCTTACCGGGACGCTAGGTTTGACCGCCGTAGCGATATCAAGAATGGCTACCATACGACGTCTGTCATGACGATGCCGCTTGAAAGCGATGGCCGCGTGATGGGCGTGTTCCAGGCAATCAACAAGGTCGGGGAGAACGTGTTCTTCTCTGAAAAAGACCTGGAACGCCTGAAGCTCATCTCTGTTTATTCCGCAAAGACGATTGAGTCGGCGATTCGTGCGCAGAAGCTTGAATGTTATGCAAAGCAGCTGGAGCGCAAGGCCGAGGAACTCAAGTCGGCGCACATGGAACTTATCCGCATTCTGGGCGAAGTCTCTGAATTCCGCAGCCAGGAAGTGGGCGACCATATCCATCGCGTTGCTGAGATTTCTTTGAAGCTCGCCAAGTACCTTGGTCTCCCGGCAGACCAGCAGGAGCTGATTTACTATGCGGCTCCGCTCCATGACCTTGGAAAGGTCGGCATTGCGGACATGATTTTGAACAAGGCGGGCAAGCTCACTCCGGAAGAGTTTGACATTATGAAGAGACATTCCATTATCGGGCGTACTTTGTTGCGCGATTCCAAGACGGACTTGCTCTGCATGGCGTCGGACATTGCTAGCGCTCACCATGAACGCTGGGATGGTACGGGCTACCCGGACAAGCTCAAGGGCGAGGAAATTCCGCTCGCGGCACGCATTTGTGCTGTGGCCGACGTGCTGGATGCGCTTTCGAGCCCGCGCTGCTACAAACCCGCCTGGCCGGAGGACCGCGTCAAGGAAGAAATGAAAAAGTCCAGCGGCTCGCACTTCCAGCCGGAACTCATTGATATTTTGATGGCTCACTGGGACGAATTTTACTCTTGCTATAAGCCGGATGGCGAATTCGTCAAGAAGAACCTCCTGCCACCTGTGAAATAA
- a CDS encoding ComF family protein, whose translation MGVLRTVANFVFGMECLACGNSSERLDPWLCPACAAELLRESCSSKFPNDDTFCLFPMRPLTRKLVHALKYRNIPGLASYLVRHSSAVKHGVVAQELSMLAQPLYFVPVPLHRARYRERGYNQAELLAAALATATGGKVCRFLKRKTFVVSQTKLSKEERELNVAGAFVADFPREMPTRGSVVVVDDVFTTGATTSACMAAFGPNFPLPLKVCTLIYDEPATAVADFAADCRAFYK comes from the coding sequence GTCGGAGAGGCTTGACCCGTGGCTTTGCCCTGCGTGTGCGGCGGAACTTTTGCGGGAATCCTGTTCTTCGAAATTCCCAAATGACGATACTTTTTGTTTGTTCCCGATGCGGCCATTGACGCGCAAGCTTGTGCATGCGCTCAAGTATAGGAACATTCCGGGGCTTGCTTCTTACCTTGTGCGACATTCTTCGGCGGTGAAGCATGGAGTGGTGGCGCAGGAACTTTCGATGCTTGCGCAGCCGCTTTACTTTGTGCCGGTGCCGCTCCATCGGGCGAGGTATCGCGAACGTGGGTACAATCAGGCGGAACTCTTGGCGGCGGCGCTTGCGACTGCAACTGGAGGCAAGGTTTGCCGCTTTCTCAAGCGCAAGACGTTCGTGGTTTCGCAGACGAAACTCTCGAAGGAGGAGCGCGAGCTGAATGTGGCGGGAGCATTTGTGGCGGATTTCCCGCGGGAGATGCCTACGCGGGGGAGCGTGGTCGTGGTGGATGACGTCTTTACGACGGGGGCGACGACTTCGGCGTGCATGGCGGCTTTCGGGCCGAATTTTCCGCTCCCCTTGAAGGTGTGCACTCTGATTTACGACGAGCCCGCGACGGCTGTGGCGGACTTTGCCGCCGATTGCCGCGCCTTTTACAAATAA